A window of Paenibacillus phoenicis genomic DNA:
GTGCATTTGGCGACAAGCAGTCTTGGCCGCTGGCGCGCAGCGCAGCCGGAGGGCCGGTTGACCTGAGCACCGTGGAGCCCAACGCTGGCCGATTCGCGGAGAAATATTATTTCTCCGGCCGGCTCAGCACCGGGTACGCCGGCATCAGCGACCCGGCGACCGGCGAGGCGCTGATGTTCCACTTCCCAGCCGACCGAGTGCCGTATTTAGCCGTTTGGGCCAACTACGGCGGCTTCGGCGGCAACTATCACGTTGCCCTGGAACCGGCCACAGGCCGCATGGACGAACTCGCCCATGCTGTCCGCGAAGGAGAAGCCGCCGTTGTTCCGGCTCGCGGCGTGTATCGTTGGCATTTGGACATTAGCATGAAGTAATTAAGAAATTTTTTAGACTATATTCAGGACCGCAGGGGGAGCCTATATGATCAAACGTCTGTTCATGAACCAAAGTATCCGCGCCAAAATCGTCTGGAGCACCGTGTTGATATCACTTGTCCCCTTGCTGGTCCTGTCCTATCTCTTTTACCAGAACAGCACACGCTCCTTGGAGCAAGCGATGGTGCGCAGCTCAGACCAGAATGCGGAGTACTTATCCGATTACCTGAACGAGTATTTTCGCAGCTTCTCTACATCCGCCCTTCAGGTCTACGGCTTTAAGCGGGTCATCGACCTCATGGAATACGGCACCAATTACAACGTCGCCGACATCATCGACGTCCGGGAATCGCTGGCCAGCTATTACCGGCTGGCGGTGAGCAACAATGCGGACATCATCAAAATCATGGTGTACGGCAGCGATAATACGCTGCGGGACAGCTGGTCCCGTGCCGACAGTTACAACGCGATCGCCCTGAACCAGACTACGCCCCATTATGGTGACATTGTAAAGCTGCCGTTTCAACATTCCCTCATGTTTACGTATCAGGATCCCGCGATCAAGCAGGATCTTTTTGTCTATGCGTTGCCAATTTATGACCCGTTTTACCGCGAGAAATTCGGGACGTTGTTGTTCTATTGTGCTGGGCAAAGACCTGGCCAAGAAAGTCGAAACCTACAACCGGGCCCCGAACGTGATCGTGCTGCAAAACGGCAAGGGAGAAGCCTTCTATCGGACGAACCCGAATTACGACGCCGAGATCCAGCCGTATCGGCTTCCCGACGAGCTCAGCGACAGCAACGAACAGGTACTCCAGTTCACGGAGGGCCGGGAACTATTAATCAGTACATCCCTCTTGGACCATGGGAACATTGGGCTGAGTATCGTATATCCCAGCACCGAACTTGCCCATAACCGGAAAACCACGCTGAGCATTACAATCGCCGCACTTGCCCTGGTAATGCTGGTGATTGCGGCATTTTCCCTGTTGGCTCAGCAGTTCATCACAAGGCCGATTCAATATCTCGGAAAGGCGATGAAGGCCGTACGCAAGGGGAATTTCGACGTTGTCCTGCCTACGAATCGCTGGCATGATGACCTGTCCGAGCTTACCGCAAGCTTTAACTTCATGACCCGGACGATTCAGGAATTGATCGAGAAGGAGTACAAGCTGCAGCTGCGCAACAAGGAAGCGCAGTTCTTGGCCTTGCAGATGCAAATCAACCCGCATTTTCTCTACAACACGCTGCAGACGATCGGCGGCAAGGCGGTGCTGGCCGGGGATTATGAAATCCATGAGATGTGCCGGGCCTTGGGGGATATCTTCCGCTACAGCTTTTATGAGGGGAACATGGAATCGACGATTGGGGCCGAGCTGGCCCATCTAAACAATTACTTGTACATTCAGCAGTTCCGGTTCGAGGAATCCCTAAAAACCCGATTTGACGTGCAATCCGAGTTGATGGACGCCCCCATCATCCGTTTCGTGCTGCAGCCGATTCTCGAAAATATCATGGTGCATGCTTTGGGCAAAGATAGACGGAGTGCGGTTCAGATCGAGGTATCCGCGCAACGGGAAGACGGCCATATCCGGATTTCCATTTCCGACGACGGTCCCGGCATGGAACCGGACAAGCTGAAGGCCCTGCGGGCAGTCTTAGCTCGCCCCGCTTCCAAGGTGTTCTCAGGGGTATCCATCGGTCTTCGGAATGTCCATGAGCGGATCCGCCTCTTTTACGGACCCCCTTACGGTCTTGAAATTGACAGCAGCCTGGGGAAGGGGACGACGGTAAGCTTAACGATTCCTTATCCTGCAGATGTTGAACAACCTCTAAGAACAGGGGGAGACAAATGATGTATAAAGTCATGGTCGTAGATGACGAGACGCTGGGGCGTAAATCCATACGTAAAATGATCAGTGAGCTGTCGCTGGACGTCGAAGTGATTGCTGAGGCCCAAAACGGGGAAGAGGCGCTGGAGCTGATCGAAATCAGCAAGCCGCACATTGTGGTCACGGATATGAATATGCCGGTCATG
This region includes:
- a CDS encoding sensor histidine kinase, whose protein sequence is MDHGNIGLSIVYPSTELAHNRKTTLSITIAALALVMLVIAAFSLLAQQFITRPIQYLGKAMKAVRKGNFDVVLPTNRWHDDLSELTASFNFMTRTIQELIEKEYKLQLRNKEAQFLALQMQINPHFLYNTLQTIGGKAVLAGDYEIHEMCRALGDIFRYSFYEGNMESTIGAELAHLNNYLYIQQFRFEESLKTRFDVQSELMDAPIIRFVLQPILENIMVHALGKDRRSAVQIEVSAQREDGHIRISISDDGPGMEPDKLKALRAVLARPASKVFSGVSIGLRNVHERIRLFYGPPYGLEIDSSLGKGTTVSLTIPYPADVEQPLRTGGDK